A stretch of the Chanos chanos chromosome 1, fChaCha1.1, whole genome shotgun sequence genome encodes the following:
- the clic5a gene encoding chloride intracellular channel protein 5a, whose amino-acid sequence MTDLASTNEEDKDPDIELFVRAGSDGESIGNCPFSQRLFMILWLKGVVFNVTTVDLKRKPADLHNLAPGTHPPFLTFNGEVRTDVNKIEEFLEEMLAPPKYPKLAAKNRESNTAGNDIFAKFSAYVKNTKPEANASLERGLLKALKKLDDFLNTPLPDEIDADSMEEVKCSTRKYLDGNELTLTDCNLLPKLHVVKVVAKKYRNFEIPAEMTGVWRYLQNAYARDEFTNTCAANKEIELAYQDVAKRLAK is encoded by the exons ATGACTGACTTAGCTTCAACAAATGAAGAGGACAAAGATCCTGACATTGAACTTTTTGTAAGG GCaggcagtgatggagagagcATTGGAAACTGTCCCTTTTCTCAGAGACTCTTCATGATCCTTTGGCTGAAAGGTGTTGTCTTTAATGTCACCACTGTGGACCTGAAAAG GAAACCAGCAGACCTCCATAACTTGGCCCCAGGGACGCATCCACCTTTCCTAACCTTTAATGGGGAAGTTAGAACTGACGTCAATAAGATTGAGGAGTTCCTGGAAGAAATGCTTGCACCTCCAAA GTATCCCAAACTGGCTGCAAAGAACAGGGAGTCAAATACAGCAGGGAATGACATTTTTGCTAAGTTCTCAGCATAtgttaaaaatacaaaaccagaGGCCAATGCAA GTCTGGAGAGGGGACTGCTCAAAGCCTTAAAGAAACTGGATGACTTCTTAAACACTCCTCTCCCTGATGAAATTGATGCAGATAGCATGGAGGAAGTGAAGTGTTCCACTCGCAAGTACCTGGATGGAAATGAactgacactgactgactgcaacCTTCTACCCAAGCTGCATGTTGTCAAG GTAGTTGCAAAGAAATATCGTAACTTTGAGATACCTGCTGAAATGACTGGAGTATGGAGATATTTACAGAATGCCTATGCCCGAGATGAGTTCACCAATACCTGTGCTGCAAATAAGGAGATAGAACTGGCCTATCAGGATGTGGCCAAGAGGCTTGCTAAGTGA